DNA from Leptolyngbya iicbica LK:
GGCACTAAGACCGGGACAGTCAGGGTGCTATCGGGGGAGGCCCTAACCGGGCTCCTATCCGGGCTGCCAAAGGGAAACCCCGGGGACCTAGTGTTTAGATCTCCCCGGGGCTGCATTATCTCGGATACGAACTTTAGGGCGCGTTACTGGGGTCCTGTCCTGCGGTCTCAAGGTATCCCCTACCGGAGACCGCATGTGATCCGGCATAGCCTAGCTAGTCATGCCATCGCCCGGGGGATGTCCCTGTTAGAGGTTAGCTATCTGTTAGGGCACAAGGACACCACGATGGTGATCCGGACCTATGGGCACTTGATAGGGAGACCGGACCTCCCGGATCTGGGGATATAGCCGGGGTTCCCTGGTAAGACATAAGGTGTCTCGGTAGCCAGTTCTACAGGTCTAACGGGATGGTTACCTTAAGGCCCTCGGGGGTTAGATAGAAGTCTAGGTCGGTGGCACTGTCCAGGCCCTCTTGGGTGGCCTCTACGATGCCCTCCAGGAGTTCCTGGTAGGCCTCAGAACCTGGGCTAAGGGTTAGGTCTAGGGTGCCTGTGGTAACGCTGTAGGTGGCAAATAGTTGGTTTTCCATGTGGTGATCCTCTGTGGTTGTCGGGAAGGGTCCCGGGGGTCCCGGGTTTGTCCCTTTGAAACCACCATAGGCGATCGCTCAAGGCCTTGTCCAGTCTACATCACAGCGGATCTACAGGTAGATATGACAGGTTAACCCGTGGGTTTCTTGGAACGGGTGGAACATGCTGGAACATGACCTTGGAACATCATGTTCCAGGCTAGGATCCGCTCCTAGTGAGGGTTTCAGGGATCTGGAACACGTGGAACATGAGTTTGCCCCTTATTAAGTTACCAGGGGAGCCGGGGGAGCCTCTAGTAATAGTCCTATTCTCACTTATTAATAAGCCTGAAACTCATGTTCCACATGTTCCAAAAGGCTAGAACCCTTGGTGTGCTTAGGGTGTAGCTGGAACATGACCCCGAAAAACATCCTGTTCCATCATGTTCCACCCGTTCCACCTTTAGGATCTTCCCGTGACTTAGGGAAGGCTCCGAGGTGTTCACTACCCCGGCTCCCCTAACCAACCTTTGTAACGAACTGTTAACCCTCCCCTAGGGGCCTAGATAAGGCCCTGATAAAGGGACTCCCTATTTCTTAAAGCTTTGATAAAGGACCATTCCCGGCTTCTACACGATGTCCGGTGGAAAGGCTCCCGTGTGCCCAAACCAGCCTGACAGCCATCGAACAGTTTAGTGGTGTAGACAACGAAGGACTACTTCATGAGTTCCAAGAACACCCACATCCGCTTCACCCCTGAGGACCTAGCCGCGATCGCCACTATCCAAGAACGGCACCAGCTAGGCTCCTTAGCTGCCACTATCCGCTATTCCCTACAGCTAGCCCTACACAGTGATCAGATCAGCCAAACCTTGGATCCTATCGTGGCGTATCTCGCCCTCAAGGAAGGCAAGGACCCCCAACAGCTAGCAGATGAGCTTAATGCCTTCTCCCGTAGCTACAGAGAGGAGGCCTAGGGCTATGCCTGACCAACAAAGAGGGGTCCCCCAAACAGAGAACCCCTCACAGGAAAGCGATATTCACTTAAAAGAGGCAACCATGAACCAAGCTGCTAACACTACACCGTCAACCTATTACGCTACCCCGGTCCCCTCGGAACTACGGCTAGCCCACCGTTTAGGCTTTGATGCGTTTCATGTGGGGCGAGATAGCGAGCGCAGTGCAGATCGTATGGAAAAGGAGAAGGCCAAAGAGGACTTGCTTAGCTACCTCAAGGTTAATGGCTATAACCCCTTAGCTCAGTGGAACTGTTTTAACGCCATTTTCGGAGGGGTTACCCAGACAGGCCGATACACCTTCAGCAAGTCTGTCGAAGTGGATGAGTTCTCCGGGGAGATCCACCGGATCGGCTATCCCGGGACCACTACCATTAAGAACCTGATCACCCTGCTAGAGGATGAACTACAGGTTCCCCTACAGGGCCTAACAGGTAGCTTCCTAGAACGTCGCCTAGAGCCCTGGTTAGAAGCCCGTACCTTTAACCCCGTGCAGCGTTACCTGGGCTCCCTAGTAGGCTCCGAACCTGTAGAACCTTGGGGAGGTTGGGGCACCCTCGCCCGGGACGTATTCAGCCTAGAGGATGAGACCTCTCAGGTTCTCCTCACTAGTTGGATCCTGGGAGCCGTTCAAAGGGCTATGGACCCGGGCTCCCACTGGCGACAAGTGCTGATCCTCCAAGGCGAGCAAGAGGCCGGAAAGGGTCAGTTTTTACAGCAACTTTTCGGGGAGTCCTTCTACACCTCCCGAGATAGCGAGATGTCTGACGAACATGTCAAAAGAGTGATCGCTGACACCTGGGTTGTAGAACTAGAGGAGATGGAAGCGGTCCTTAATAAGCGGTCGGATGAGAACCTTAAACGATGGATAGCTACGCCTTTTGATGACCTCAAGATCAACCACAAGGAACAGACCAAGCGTAACTACAGGCGATGTGTTATCGCTGCCAGCGTGAACAGTACCGAGTTCCTTAGGGATGACAGCGGGCATTCCCGTTATTGGATCCTACCGGGCATCAAGGCCGTTAATGTGGACTACGTCATTGCTAACCGAGACAACATCTGGCGAGAGGCCTATCGACGTTACCAGGAAGGGGAACGGGGCTGGTCCAAGGAGAAAACCAAGCTATCCGAGGCAAGAGCAAAAGACTACGAGGTTAGCAACCCTTGGTTAGACCCTTTGCAAGATGTTATCGACTCCCTACGTGATCACCGGGAGCGAGGGGACATCCAGATCGTAACTAGGACCTCTGACCTATTGACCGCTTTGGGCCTCAAAACCACGGAGCACAGACGGCACACCAAGCTCGTGGCTAGCGCTTTAGGCACCCTCGGTTACGAACAAAAGAACACCCGTGTTGAGGGCAAAAGAGCCCGTTACTGGTTTAGCCCCGATGGCGATCGCCCGTGTCGGTTCTATGTGAAACCGGACGGGGAACACAAGTTCTCCTTTATTGACGACTAGACAACCACCGGGAGCCTCTTGGCTCCCCTTGTTAACCCTTCACTAACCATCAAGGAACACCATGAAACCTCAACAGAACCCCAAGTATCAGGTCGGGGCAGTGCTTCACAAGAACGACTATGGCACCTGGATAGCCGGGGTCATTGTTGCCCTTACTGAGGATCCCTATCGCCCTAACGTTTGCTGGTTTGGTCCCGTGATCAAGGATGCAGACGGGGATGATGCTATCTCCACAGAAAGCTACTGCGATGCCTGGATAGAACGCAGGGCCTATGTCCGTAACTGTCGCCATGTGGCTAACTGCTCGGATGGAACCCGAGACCGGGAACATCTCTGGTTAGTCGCCATAGACACCTGGGCGGACTATGAAGAGATCCGCCGGGAGCGGGAACGGGAACGGGAAGAGCGTATAGCCGAAATGGCTCCCAAGAGTTCCAAGATGGGCGACTTCAATGACCTACTACGGCAGCTCCAAAGCCTCCCCCGTATCAGACCCGAGGACTTCCCCGAGACCGCCTAACCAGACACTAAAAAGGGCTCCCCAGCGACCAAACCGGGAGCCCTATCAAGATATTCAAAAAAGAGACACTACAATGATACCGTTTGAAACCCCGGAAAGCCTACCGGGGAAACACTTAGAGACCTATGAACAGGCCCTAAAACTAGGTGAAAACTACGAGGAGATCGTAGCCCAGCAGATCACCGATCTAGGCCTCCCTTGCTATCGGCTAAAGCAGCGCTTTCTGACCTCAGACCAACTATGGGAAAACCGCTTCCGCAGGCTCCGAGGAAGACCGGAGCGGCATACCAAGGACAACCCCGGGCTACTGAGGCCCTATCAGGTCGATCTAGCGATCGCCCTCGGGAAATACCGTAGAGCCCTGGTGGAAGTCAAAGCGCTAAGCTCCCAGGCCTTTTCCCGAGACTGGATCCATGTAGGGGACGTGAGGAAGTTCGATCAGAAAGTCCTCCCGGTGGCTGCCCTAATGCTCATCAACAGGGTTACTAGGGAGGCCTGGGCGATCGCCTATGAGCCTGAAACCTGGTCCCGTAAAAAGAGCATCTGGGACCCCTCCCGTATGGACTATGTGATCCACCGTTCAGCCCTTAGCCCTTTAGAAGCCTTTGTTGATGCCCTGAAGGATGGCCTAACGGATGTCCGGTAGCCGTTCCCCAGGTCAGTGGACGGTTAGCCGGTTTAGTCCAACTTTAGTCCAGGCCCTTTGCAGGGAGCCCCGAAACCCTTGCCTCGTATAGACCGGGATGGTTGCCCCGTGAAGCAACCACTCAAGGGGACACCGTAACAGTGTCTCCCTGCGCCCTTTCTGAGTCCCATATTGAGACTCGGGAGGGGTTTTCCTTTTGGGCACTCCCTTACACCTTAGTTACAGAAGGACAGGCCCACATGTAGGCCCACGGGAGACAACCAAGATGCTATTCAGGCGATCGCGACAGGAACTACGGACACTTATCGACCTAACCCAGCTCAATACAGAGGTGCTACAGCAGATAGCCCAGAACCAACAAGAGCAAACCCGGGTCCTAAAGCGGATCGCGTCCCCTGACTCCCCCGAGCCTAGCAACATCATTCCTTTCCCCTATCCGGAGACCCAAAATGGCAACCACTAAAACCCTCAAAGCCTACGTGCCGTTAGACCTAGCTGAGGTTTTGGCAGATGAAGCGGCTAGACGGAAGATCTCCCAAAGCAAAGCCGTAGAGGTTGCCATAACGCACTGGCTCATGACAGTCAACAGATATCCTCAAAAGCACACGTATCAACAGGGGCGAAAGTAATGAACCCAGAAACCATCAAGGCAGCCCAGGGTCTAGCCCAAAAGATCGCCTCAGAGCTCGGGGAAGCCGTACCCAATGCCCCCGATGTTGCCTGGGAGACCGATCCGGATCTCACGGGGGAAGCCTTAGGGATCCTAACCAAGGTCCTAACCGATATCCAACAACAACTAGACGAATACCGAGGAGATAACGATGGCTAACTTAGAAGCGATCGCCCAGAAGGCCATGCAAGAGGCTATGGAGGCAGCACAGAAAGCTCGTGAGGCTAAGGCAAAAGAGGATGCAGCCCGGGAAACCCGGAAGCGTTCTAAGAAGGCCGTAGAGCGCACCCTGGAACGCTATGTAGACGCAAGACTGCTCAAGGGACAGCTAACGCCTAAGCTTGTGCGGGCCTACATCGAAGGCAAAGAGCGCCCTATGTTTTCCTATCTAGACCTTGCCTATCGGTTGCTCAGTGACCCTGTGTATGGCCTCTTCCGAGGTCCTAAAGGGGAGTTCTTGTACAACGGTGAAACCTACAAAAACCCTCGGGACATCCAACTAGCCATCGAAGGTTACCTTGGTGAGCCCCCGGCATCTGTGGACTATATCGACTCCTTCATGCGTTCCGTGCTGACAGGGGAGCAGGCCGATAGCCCGTATACGATGATGTGGGACCTAGCCGGGGAGCAGGATAGCCTAGCCATTCCCGATGAAGAGCTTACCTTAGAGGACCAGATACAGCTTCGGGCGGTTCTCGGATTTGATCCACTGGGGGAAAGCAGCCCCCGTGAAGGTCTTAAAGAGATCCTAGAGACCGAGGAGCAGGGCTCCCAGGATAGCCCCGAGGCCTAACAGTAGTTCTGCAACGTTTTCCATAAAGGGACCTTAGAAGGTTGTCACACCCCGGTTAACCCCGGGGTTTTCTTATGGCTTTGGGTCTCACTTTGGGATCTTTGGGTCTCACAATGTCTTACGGGTTAGTTATAGGAATATCGAGGATCCGTAATGTGTTCTATCACTTTCAGGGCACCTGAGTCTGAGAAGGAAACCTTAGAGGCGATCGCGGCTAAATACCGGGTCCCCTCTAGCTACATTCTCCGGACCCTGCTAAAGGCCCAAACCCGAGGCCTAGTCAGCTTCCGAGACTACATGGAGACCACAGAGGAAACAGCCAGTGTCTAACTCCGTAGTTGTAACTTTAACCGGTGACGCTTCCCAACTAAACCGGGTCCTCGGGGATGTTAACGGGAAGGTTAACAGCCTAGGATCCTCCGTTGGGGCTACCGGGGGCATGGTGGGAAAACTGCTCGGGGGTCTATCTACCGTTGCCATCGGGGGAGCCTTAGCCGGGGTCACTGCCTTAGGCGCCGGGGTTGCCGGGTTAGCTTCTATGCTTCCTGAGGCAGCCTCCCAGACTAATAGCATTCTGGCTAGTGCGGGGGCTGTTGCTGACGGCCTCGGGGTTAGCTTCGATGAGGCTAGGGAGATCACCCGGGGGTTAACCGGGGATATCGCCCGGATGGCTTCAGAGTTGCCGGGGGCAACCAGTCTCTATACGGACCTGAGCAACCAGATCAGCGATACGTTAGCTAAGGCATCCGGGGGCAACCTCGAGACCTTTAAGGATCAGCTTAAGGACATCACAGATAGTGCAGGAGTCCTGTCAGTCCGGGCCGGGATAGACGGCAGTGAAGCCGGGAGCACCATAGACCGGCTCCTTAATGGTGGTCTGACGATCTCGGGGCTACGTCAGCTCCGGTTAGGAGAACAGAACCCGAGACTGGTTAGCCTCTTGGAGGAGGCCCTAGACGGCTCCGAGCTTGCGGATCTGCAACTAGAGGACCGGGTTAGTCTGCTGAATGACGTCCTTAATGATGCCATCCCCGATGAAGCATTAGATCAGATGAGGGGCAGTGCTGCTAGTGCCCTTGAGGGGATCCGGACATCCTTGCTGGATCCTAACGTAGGTCTCTTTGGATGGCTCCGAGGCCTAGCCCGGTTTGAGGGGAAAAACGCCTATGAACTGCTAGGGGTTGCCACCGGGAAGATCCTAGACCTAGGGCAGTCAGCAGGGGACCTCCTGAACCGCCTAGGGTTCTCCGGGGTGGATCCAATGGAGACCGTAGGGTCCTTTCTGATGACCGTAGGTCGCTGGGCTGATAGTGCTAGGGGTTTCCTCGATAATGCCGGTCTGGGCTCCCTAGATATTAACCCTGAGGGCCTAGCAACCGGGCTAGCATCTTGGGTTTCCCAGATGATCGATAACCTAGGTGTCTGGTTAGCCTCCCTGGACTGGACCGAGGCCGGGACCCGGTTAGGTGGTGCCATTGTGCGGGCTATGGAGATCTTTAGGACCTTTGTTGCCAACCTCGACTATACCAGTCTCTTAGGGACGGCTGCCCAGGCTGTCCTAGGTCTAGCAAAGGGCATCTATGCAGCCATGATGACCATCACGGGGGAAACCGTTAGCTATCTCCGGGACTCGGGGGCTAGAGGTGCAAGTGCCTTAGGGTCTGCTATTACCGAGGGGTTTCAGTGGATCGTTAACAAGATCAAAGAGATGGTCCAGAGTGCGATCGCTGCTATTCCTAGTCCCGTAGGGGTCATTGGAGCTGTTACCGGGGCTATCGGGGAACGATTAACCGGGAATAACAACACGGGAGGCCTCGGGACCCCGGATGAGACTACACCGTTGCCCAGGAGTCGGGACCTGGGACCCCGTAGGGAAACGGTCAGGTCTAACCAACCTGTGACGGTCCAGAACGTGTTTCAGGTTGATGGTCAGACGTTGTACGAGGGTGCCACTCAGCACACTATCGGGGCTATTGAGGACCTGTTTAGCGATGTGCAGAACGGTCAGTTAGGCCTAGGGCCTGCGTAGGAGGAGATATAGAAGATGCCTAAATGCAAGACTTGTTCACTACCAAAGGAAACCCTAGCCACCGTTGAGGAGATGATGCTGGCAGGGGTGGCGATCGCAGATATCGAGCGCTGGTTAGTTTCTCAAGGTGAAACCCCGTCTAGGAAGTCATTAGAGAACCACCGGCTAAAACACCTGGACCTCTCTCAGAAAAAGGATATTTCCCCCGATGGGACTCAAGATGTGACCACTTTGGCGGATCCCTCGCTGTCTTCAGCAGAGTTGCACAAGAAGACGATTATGGAGATGGCCCGGGTCTGCGATCGCCTTATCGCCATGTCAAGGATCCCCAGCCTTAAAACCGAGCGGTGCTTAGGTGAGAACCTGTTTAGGCTCCATGACGCCCTA
Protein-coding regions in this window:
- a CDS encoding VapE domain-containing protein, with the protein product MEKEKAKEDLLSYLKVNGYNPLAQWNCFNAIFGGVTQTGRYTFSKSVEVDEFSGEIHRIGYPGTTTIKNLITLLEDELQVPLQGLTGSFLERRLEPWLEARTFNPVQRYLGSLVGSEPVEPWGGWGTLARDVFSLEDETSQVLLTSWILGAVQRAMDPGSHWRQVLILQGEQEAGKGQFLQQLFGESFYTSRDSEMSDEHVKRVIADTWVVELEEMEAVLNKRSDENLKRWIATPFDDLKINHKEQTKRNYRRCVIAASVNSTEFLRDDSGHSRYWILPGIKAVNVDYVIANRDNIWREAYRRYQEGERGWSKEKTKLSEARAKDYEVSNPWLDPLQDVIDSLRDHRERGDIQIVTRTSDLLTALGLKTTEHRRHTKLVASALGTLGYEQKNTRVEGKRARYWFSPDGDRPCRFYVKPDGEHKFSFIDD
- a CDS encoding ribbon-helix-helix protein, CopG family encodes the protein MATTKTLKAYVPLDLAEVLADEAARRKISQSKAVEVAITHWLMTVNRYPQKHTYQQGRK